The Sulfitobacter donghicola DSW-25 = KCTC 12864 = JCM 14565 genome has a segment encoding these proteins:
- a CDS encoding FadR/GntR family transcriptional regulator, protein MKIDPKNTTDLSAQIATAIREEIIAGRLIVDQRLPSEAELANHFDVSRPTVREALKRLAAQSLIRTQRGASGGAFVNRISFEEAYAQQITTSTLLLSMNSVSFEAACEARFALERSCAALSAKRRSADHLAAMRAEIHRQAQPGLTDETFCASDVAFHRALVDGAGNPVLSYQLAGAVEAMQPLMNMITFTARDRERIIALHIQIADAIEAQNDIEVLQGLSALEDETQSLGAGVFAAHATQGD, encoded by the coding sequence ATGAAAATTGATCCAAAGAACACCACCGACCTTTCAGCCCAGATCGCAACCGCCATCCGCGAAGAGATCATCGCAGGGCGGCTAATCGTCGATCAACGGCTCCCCTCCGAAGCAGAGCTGGCTAATCATTTTGATGTGTCTCGCCCCACGGTGCGCGAAGCCCTGAAAAGGCTTGCAGCACAATCGCTGATCCGCACACAACGCGGCGCATCGGGTGGTGCATTTGTCAATCGGATCAGCTTTGAAGAGGCCTATGCCCAACAGATCACAACCTCAACCCTTTTGCTATCCATGAACTCGGTCAGCTTCGAGGCCGCTTGCGAAGCCCGCTTTGCGCTAGAGCGATCCTGCGCCGCCCTGTCCGCCAAGAGGCGCAGCGCAGATCACCTTGCAGCGATGCGGGCCGAAATTCACCGACAAGCGCAGCCCGGTCTGACGGATGAAACCTTTTGCGCCTCGGACGTGGCTTTTCACCGCGCTTTGGTAGATGGCGCAGGCAACCCTGTCCTGTCCTACCAATTGGCGGGCGCGGTAGAGGCCATGCAGCCGCTGATGAATATGATCACCTTTACCGCACGCGATCGCGAACGGATCATTGCCCTGCATATCCAGATTGCCGATGCCATCGAAGCACAAAATGATATCGAGGTATTACAAGGCCTGAGCGCGTTAGAAGATGAAACCCAATCCCTAGGAGCGGGTGTCTTTGCCGCGCACGCGACACAAGGCGATTGA
- a CDS encoding ribbon-helix-helix domain-containing protein produces the protein MTARPVKHSVTLHGHRTSISLEAPFWTELRDIARQRALPINALVAEIDAARGMDSGLASAIRVYVLETLKQRLDTPE, from the coding sequence ATGACTGCGCGGCCCGTCAAACACTCGGTGACATTGCACGGGCACCGCACGTCTATTTCGCTGGAAGCCCCTTTTTGGACAGAACTGCGCGATATTGCGCGCCAACGGGCCCTGCCGATCAACGCGCTTGTCGCCGAGATTGACGCCGCGCGCGGCATGGACAGCGGATTGGCCTCGGCCATCCGTGTTTATGTTTTGGAAACCTTGAAGCAGCGGCTGGATACGCCTGAATAA
- a CDS encoding chromate resistance protein ChrB domain-containing protein: MAAPNEITVSQLLRLIGLPDAPVIVDISIDPDFDADPFLIPSAFRHPHSDFDGLKARLAGRPSVIVCQKGIKLSQGMAAMLRAEGLKSEYLQGGNYGWRDHAGAPRLPAAAIPPKTGDATLWVTRHRPKIDRIACPWLIRRFVDANARVLFVSPAEVAGVADRYGATPFDVEDVFWSHRGDQCTFDTMLDEFGLHTPALDRLATVVRAADTNAHDLAPQAAGLLALSVGLSRQYRDDNQQLDAGMALYDALYRWARDGSSEGHDWPSERKS; encoded by the coding sequence ATGGCTGCCCCAAATGAAATTACTGTATCTCAACTGTTGCGCTTGATCGGGTTGCCCGATGCGCCCGTGATTGTTGATATCTCGATTGACCCCGACTTTGACGCAGATCCGTTTTTAATCCCCAGCGCATTCCGCCACCCGCACAGTGACTTTGACGGGCTAAAGGCGCGCCTTGCAGGGCGCCCCAGCGTGATAGTCTGCCAGAAAGGCATCAAGCTAAGCCAAGGTATGGCCGCCATGCTGCGCGCGGAGGGGTTGAAATCTGAGTATTTGCAGGGTGGCAATTATGGGTGGCGTGATCACGCAGGTGCCCCGCGTCTGCCAGCCGCGGCCATACCGCCTAAAACAGGCGATGCCACCCTTTGGGTCACCCGCCACCGCCCCAAGATTGACCGTATCGCCTGCCCTTGGCTGATCCGGCGGTTTGTGGATGCCAATGCGCGCGTTCTATTTGTTTCCCCTGCCGAAGTTGCAGGTGTTGCAGATCGCTATGGTGCAACACCCTTTGATGTAGAGGATGTGTTTTGGTCGCATCGCGGCGATCAATGTACTTTTGACACGATGTTGGATGAGTTTGGCCTGCACACGCCAGCCCTTGATCGCCTCGCAACCGTGGTTCGGGCGGCAGATACCAATGCCCATGATCTGGCCCCTCAGGCGGCTGGCCTTTTGGCGCTTTCTGTTGGTCTGTCGCGTCAATACCGTGATGACAACCAACAACTCGACGCAGGTATGGCCCTTTATGATGCCTTGTATCGTTGGGCGCGCGATGGCAGCAGCGAAGGCCACGACTGGCCTTCCGAGCGCAAATCATGA
- a CDS encoding fructose bisphosphate aldolase, producing the protein MSPKDAQRSRIASADGFIAALDQSGGSTPKALAQYGVEPTDYSGDAEMYAAVHAMRSRIILADDFTSEKVLGAILFERTMDSDINGKPTAQVLWDDRGVVPFLKIDKGLADEANGVQMLKPMPELDALLAKANEKGIFGTKERSLILEANAQGIADVVAQQFDVAKQVAAAGLVPIVEPEVHIESATKAEAEDILEAEITKHLNDLPEDVNVILKLTIPSKAGLYDAAADHPRVLRVVALSGGYSTDVACDLLSQNHKMIASFSRALAEGLNVKMSEAEFNSALGQNIEKIYAASVA; encoded by the coding sequence ATGTCCCCAAAAGACGCACAACGTTCCCGTATCGCTTCCGCAGATGGTTTTATTGCTGCTCTAGACCAATCTGGTGGCTCGACGCCAAAGGCATTGGCACAATACGGTGTTGAACCCACCGATTATTCAGGCGATGCGGAAATGTATGCCGCCGTTCACGCCATGCGCAGCCGGATCATTCTGGCGGATGATTTCACATCTGAAAAAGTACTGGGTGCGATCCTGTTTGAGCGCACGATGGATAGTGACATTAACGGCAAGCCAACTGCCCAAGTTTTGTGGGACGATCGCGGTGTTGTTCCGTTCCTTAAGATCGACAAGGGACTCGCGGATGAAGCAAACGGCGTTCAGATGCTCAAGCCCATGCCAGAGCTGGATGCGCTGCTGGCCAAAGCGAATGAGAAGGGCATCTTTGGCACCAAAGAGCGTTCCTTGATTTTGGAAGCCAATGCGCAAGGTATCGCAGATGTTGTGGCCCAGCAGTTTGACGTGGCCAAGCAGGTTGCAGCCGCTGGTCTGGTGCCGATTGTAGAACCCGAAGTTCACATCGAAAGCGCGACAAAAGCCGAAGCGGAAGATATTCTAGAGGCTGAAATCACAAAGCATCTGAATGACTTGCCAGAAGATGTTAATGTAATCTTAAAGCTGACGATCCCCAGCAAAGCAGGCCTTTATGATGCCGCTGCCGATCACCCGCGCGTGTTGCGTGTGGTTGCATTGTCGGGTGGCTATTCCACGGATGTTGCCTGTGATCTGCTTAGCCAAAACCACAAGATGATCGCCAGCTTTAGCCGCGCCTTGGCTGAAGGGCTGAACGTCAAAATGTCCGAGGCCGAGTTTAACAGCGCTCTGGGCCAAAATATCGAAAAGATCTACGCGGCATCTGTCGCCTAA
- a CDS encoding SAM-dependent methyltransferase: protein MVLTSTEGQSDLPRYFAKVFNVASNLNYGRLDFILSDGRHFRVEGTSAGPVAQLHVHHDDLFVRLIREGDLGFSDAYLDGWWSTPDLQAFMDFVHADNDVIYDGFPGMGIVRMFEQLRFWLQQNSKSQARKNISYHYDLGNDFYGLWLDDTMSYSSAIFDDPQQSMESAQTAKYKSMVDQMGVVAGDHVLEIGCGWGGFAEYAAAERGLKVTCLTISEEQFNYAVDRIEKAGLSGLVEVKLQDYRDEAGTYDGIASIEMFEAVGEKYWPVYFQTVRQRLKSGKAATFQIITVDDRRWEIYKRGVDFIQKYIFPGGMLPSPTVLRNEIEQAGLSVEKSIEFGKSYDLTLRRWHQRFNEKWTEIQSLGFDDRFRRMWNFYLTSCAATFGSGNCDVTQITVRKPM, encoded by the coding sequence ATGGTTTTAACATCCACAGAAGGGCAAAGCGATCTGCCGCGATATTTTGCGAAAGTGTTTAATGTCGCGTCAAATTTGAACTATGGGCGGCTTGATTTCATCTTGTCTGACGGGCGCCATTTCAGGGTAGAAGGCACATCCGCCGGCCCCGTGGCCCAGCTTCATGTGCATCATGACGATTTGTTTGTGCGCCTGATCCGCGAGGGGGATCTGGGGTTTAGCGATGCATATCTGGATGGATGGTGGAGCACGCCTGACCTGCAAGCCTTTATGGATTTTGTACATGCCGACAACGATGTGATTTATGACGGCTTTCCTGGCATGGGGATCGTCAGGATGTTTGAACAGCTTCGATTTTGGCTGCAGCAAAACTCTAAATCCCAAGCGCGCAAAAATATCTCTTATCACTATGACTTGGGGAATGATTTTTACGGGCTTTGGCTGGATGACACGATGAGCTATTCCAGCGCGATTTTCGATGACCCACAACAAAGCATGGAATCCGCCCAGACCGCCAAATACAAATCAATGGTGGACCAGATGGGCGTGGTTGCAGGGGATCATGTTCTGGAGATCGGCTGTGGCTGGGGGGGCTTTGCCGAATATGCCGCTGCCGAGCGGGGATTAAAGGTAACCTGCCTCACGATCAGCGAAGAGCAGTTTAACTATGCGGTAGATCGCATTGAAAAGGCAGGGCTTTCGGGTCTTGTTGAGGTCAAGCTGCAAGATTACCGTGACGAGGCTGGTACCTATGATGGCATTGCCAGTATCGAAATGTTTGAAGCTGTGGGTGAAAAATACTGGCCGGTTTATTTTCAAACGGTCCGCCAACGGCTGAAATCGGGAAAGGCCGCGACCTTTCAGATTATCACAGTGGATGACCGCCGATGGGAGATATACAAACGCGGCGTGGATTTCATTCAGAAATACATTTTCCCAGGGGGAATGTTGCCAAGCCCGACAGTCTTGCGCAACGAAATAGAGCAGGCTGGTCTTTCGGTTGAGAAATCCATTGAATTTGGCAAAAGCTATGATCTGACCTTGCGGCGGTGGCACCAGCGCTTCAATGAAAAGTGGACCGAAATTCAATCGCTTGGCTTTGATGATCGTTTCAGGCGGATGTGGAATTTTTACCTCACATCTTGCGCAGCGACATTTGGTAGTGGAAACTGTGATGTAACGCAGATTACGGTGCGCAAGCCGATGTAG
- a CDS encoding DUF4169 family protein, with the protein MSTPINLNKIRKERGRAASRARADENAAKFGQTKAQKDAQKARLDKMDRHLDGHKKET; encoded by the coding sequence GTGAGCACACCGATAAACCTCAATAAAATCCGCAAAGAACGCGGGCGCGCCGCCAGTCGCGCCCGTGCGGATGAAAACGCGGCTAAATTCGGTCAGACAAAAGCACAGAAAGACGCGCAAAAAGCGCGTCTTGATAAGATGGACCGTCACCTAGACGGCCATAAGAAAGAAACATGA
- the chrA gene encoding chromate efflux transporter has protein sequence MSAPSWPEMARVFGRIGLLSFGGPAAQIALMHRELVETRDWLSEQSYLRALSLCMLLPGPEAMQLATYAGWRLRGTAGGLLAGLFFVIPGAIIIALLAVLYASYGQLPLVQAAFLGIKAAVIIIVFQALRKVAGKALIATQGWLLAALSFLALFVIGVPFPLIIIAAGLWGMQSASASASPVAPEKGGARPVRVIATWATLWAAPLVLVWALDQTFLLQLGLFFSNLAVVTFGGAYAVLGYMTQTVVSDLGWITTQQMIDALGLAETTPGPLILVTEFVALLAGFAQSGASGAFAAGLLALWVTFTPCFLWIFLAGPYLERISAQPRLAAALQAITAAVVGVIANLTIWFALHVLFGRVSPSGLLAMPLPDWSSFDPIAASLTVFAALLMLAGRIGMVPTMAILAATALGIGMI, from the coding sequence ATGAGCGCGCCCAGCTGGCCTGAAATGGCAAGGGTGTTCGGCCGCATCGGCCTGCTCTCCTTTGGTGGCCCTGCTGCGCAGATCGCCCTGATGCACCGCGAACTGGTCGAAACCCGTGACTGGCTGAGCGAGCAATCCTATCTGCGCGCCCTGAGCCTGTGCATGCTGCTACCTGGCCCAGAGGCCATGCAACTAGCGACCTATGCAGGCTGGCGTCTGCGTGGCACAGCGGGTGGCCTATTGGCGGGGTTATTCTTTGTAATCCCCGGCGCCATTATCATCGCGCTCCTTGCGGTACTTTATGCCAGCTATGGGCAGCTTCCATTGGTTCAGGCCGCGTTTCTGGGGATCAAGGCCGCCGTTATCATCATCGTCTTCCAAGCCCTGCGCAAAGTCGCTGGCAAAGCGTTGATCGCAACCCAAGGCTGGCTGTTGGCGGCTTTGTCCTTTTTGGCCTTGTTTGTGATCGGGGTTCCCTTCCCGCTGATCATCATCGCTGCTGGCCTTTGGGGCATGCAGAGCGCTTCTGCATCTGCCAGTCCTGTCGCGCCGGAAAAAGGGGGTGCCCGCCCTGTGCGCGTGATCGCCACATGGGCCACATTATGGGCTGCGCCTTTGGTGCTGGTTTGGGCGCTTGATCAAACGTTCCTGCTGCAACTTGGGCTGTTCTTTTCAAATCTCGCGGTTGTCACCTTTGGCGGAGCCTATGCGGTGCTGGGGTATATGACCCAGACAGTAGTGAGCGATCTGGGCTGGATCACCACGCAACAAATGATTGATGCGCTGGGTCTGGCCGAAACGACGCCCGGACCGCTGATTTTGGTCACCGAATTTGTGGCCCTTCTGGCGGGCTTTGCACAATCCGGTGCCAGCGGCGCCTTTGCGGCCGGCCTTTTGGCGCTATGGGTTACCTTTACCCCTTGCTTTTTGTGGATATTCCTTGCGGGCCCCTATCTGGAGCGGATCAGCGCACAACCACGGCTTGCTGCTGCCCTCCAAGCCATCACAGCCGCGGTTGTCGGGGTGATTGCCAATCTGACGATCTGGTTTGCCTTGCATGTGTTATTTGGTCGCGTGTCGCCCTCTGGCCTATTGGCCATGCCCCTGCCCGACTGGAGCAGTTTTGACCCGATCGCGGCCTCCCTCACTGTTTTTGCAGCGCTACTTATGCTTGCAGGTCGAATTGGTATGGTCCCAACAATGGCTATTCTTGCGGCAACGGCCCTCGGGATTGGGATGATATGA
- a CDS encoding L,D-transpeptidase — translation MKILAAAILGASLLCTAPAVVDAGQLIAKVDVSEQTMRVYRDGKQIHKWRVSTARKGKVTPRGSWRAKTLSRHHKSSLYNNAPMPYSIFYRGNYAIHGTNQISRLGRPASAGCIRLHPTNAAKLFAMTQQVGLRNMKVVVQN, via the coding sequence ATGAAAATTCTTGCTGCTGCTATTTTAGGTGCTTCGCTGCTTTGTACTGCTCCGGCTGTTGTGGATGCGGGCCAATTGATCGCGAAAGTTGATGTTTCGGAACAAACCATGCGTGTTTACCGAGATGGGAAACAAATTCACAAATGGCGCGTTTCCACCGCGCGCAAGGGCAAGGTGACGCCACGCGGATCTTGGCGGGCCAAAACACTGTCACGCCACCATAAATCCAGCTTGTACAACAACGCGCCGATGCCGTATTCGATCTTTTATCGCGGAAATTACGCCATTCACGGCACAAACCAGATCAGCCGTTTGGGCCGTCCGGCTTCTGCTGGTTGCATTCGTCTGCACCCAACAAACGCTGCAAAGCTGTTTGCGATGACCCAACAGGTTGGGTTGCGCAACATGAAGGTTGTTGTTCAGAACTGA
- the fumC gene encoding class II fumarate hydratase, with amino-acid sequence MANTRTETDSFGPLEVPSDKYWGAQTQRSIMNFPIGWEKQPVAIVRALGVIKQACAEANIAQGGLDEERGKAIVQAASEVVAGKFDDNFPLVVWQTGSGTQSNMNSNEVIANRAIEIMGGVIGSKDPVHPNDHCNMGQSSNDTFPTAMHIATATTANDVLLPGLKKLHAALQAKVEEFDGIIKIGRTHTQDATPLTLSQEFSGYTHQVAMGIQRVEDGLGRIYELAQGGTAVGTGLNTKVGWAETVAANMARITGLPFVTAPNKFEALAAHDAMVEISGHLKTVAASLFKIANDIRLLGSGPRCGLGELILPENEPGSSIMPGKVNPTQCEALTQVCAHVFGNDAAVGFAGSQGHFELNVYKPMMAYNVLQSMQLLGDAASAFTDNLVVDLKADADRIEKLMRESLMLVTALAPEIGYDNATKVAKTAHKNGTTLKEEAIALGFVDAETFDRVVRPENMIGPK; translated from the coding sequence ATGGCCAACACCCGTACCGAGACCGATAGCTTTGGCCCATTGGAGGTCCCTTCCGACAAATACTGGGGCGCACAGACACAGCGTTCGATCATGAACTTTCCCATCGGTTGGGAAAAACAGCCCGTCGCCATTGTGCGTGCATTGGGTGTGATCAAACAGGCCTGTGCCGAGGCGAACATAGCCCAAGGCGGTCTGGACGAAGAACGCGGCAAAGCGATTGTGCAAGCAGCAAGCGAAGTGGTTGCGGGCAAGTTCGACGATAACTTCCCATTGGTGGTTTGGCAGACAGGGTCTGGCACTCAGTCCAACATGAACTCGAACGAAGTCATCGCAAACCGCGCGATTGAAATCATGGGCGGCGTGATCGGATCAAAAGATCCTGTGCACCCGAATGATCACTGCAACATGGGCCAGTCGTCTAACGACACATTCCCAACGGCCATGCACATCGCCACGGCGACCACAGCAAATGACGTTCTGCTGCCCGGTCTGAAAAAGCTGCACGCAGCGCTTCAGGCGAAGGTTGAAGAGTTTGACGGCATCATCAAAATTGGCCGCACCCACACACAGGATGCAACGCCGCTGACACTGTCTCAGGAATTTTCTGGCTATACCCATCAGGTTGCCATGGGCATCCAGCGCGTCGAAGACGGCCTTGGCCGCATTTATGAGCTGGCCCAAGGCGGCACAGCCGTTGGCACCGGCCTGAACACAAAGGTTGGTTGGGCTGAAACCGTTGCCGCCAATATGGCGCGCATCACGGGCCTGCCCTTTGTCACTGCGCCAAACAAATTTGAAGCACTTGCCGCCCATGACGCCATGGTCGAAATCTCTGGCCACCTGAAAACGGTTGCCGCTAGCCTGTTCAAAATCGCCAACGATATCCGCCTTTTGGGCTCTGGCCCGCGCTGTGGCCTTGGCGAATTGATCCTGCCCGAAAACGAGCCAGGTTCATCGATCATGCCGGGCAAAGTGAACCCAACACAATGCGAAGCCCTGACACAGGTCTGCGCCCACGTATTCGGTAATGACGCAGCTGTTGGTTTTGCTGGCTCGCAAGGTCACTTTGAACTGAACGTTTACAAGCCAATGATGGCCTATAACGTGCTGCAATCTATGCAGTTGTTGGGCGATGCGGCATCTGCCTTTACCGACAACCTCGTGGTTGACCTAAAGGCCGACGCGGATCGCATTGAAAAACTGATGCGTGAATCCCTGATGCTGGTAACCGCTTTGGCGCCAGAAATCGGCTATGACAACGCCACCAAAGTTGCCAAGACCGCGCATAAAAACGGCACCACCCTCAAGGAAGAAGCCATCGCCCTAGGGTTTGTTGATGCGGAAACCTTTGACCGTGTTGTGCGCCCCGAAAACATGATCGGGCCCAAGTGA
- a CDS encoding DinB family protein — protein sequence MHKPAHIFVALGREDSMVEKEFVLHMARYNTWQNNQLRKIVQAMDDGELKADRCAFFGSIFNTLNHLLWGDTIWMSRWYSDIATPKTSIAESISMTPTIGAWDAERFRMDGRIRIWAQTLSNVDLRQDISWFSGAIQQDVTKPMGLCVAHMFNHQTHHRGQISQMLSAAGITPPVSDLVFMPEDV from the coding sequence ATGCATAAACCGGCCCATATTTTCGTGGCCCTCGGGAGGGAAGACAGCATGGTCGAAAAGGAATTTGTTTTGCATATGGCGCGTTATAACACGTGGCAAAACAACCAGTTGCGAAAGATTGTTCAAGCTATGGACGACGGCGAGCTCAAGGCTGACCGCTGCGCATTCTTCGGGTCGATCTTTAACACGCTCAATCACCTTCTTTGGGGAGATACGATCTGGATGAGCCGCTGGTACAGCGATATCGCTACGCCAAAGACAAGCATTGCGGAAAGCATTTCGATGACGCCTACCATCGGAGCATGGGATGCCGAGCGTTTTCGCATGGACGGTCGCATCCGGATCTGGGCGCAGACCCTGTCCAATGTCGATTTGCGTCAGGATATCAGCTGGTTCTCGGGGGCAATTCAACAAGATGTCACAAAGCCGATGGGCCTTTGCGTTGCGCATATGTTCAACCACCAAACGCATCATCGCGGGCAAATCAGCCAGATGTTGTCGGCGGCGGGCATTACACCTCCGGTTTCGGATTTGGTTTTTATGCCAGAGGATGTGTAG
- a CDS encoding TrgA family protein: protein MPTAARLVAGVLLAILAWILSDLVRPLMPEGTAFGWFNYVNAFIGLWVGWVVMGRRAGRGFVQGINNGLTGVVMLFLWCLAAHSCWEMFRLAMRNRYDGPMEAITAIFLIGSEFGVMIATAPVLGTALVGALIIGPAADFAAKHWR from the coding sequence ATGCCCACAGCAGCCCGTCTTGTCGCTGGTGTACTCCTTGCCATATTGGCGTGGATACTTTCCGATCTTGTCCGCCCGTTAATGCCTGAGGGCACGGCCTTTGGTTGGTTCAACTATGTGAACGCCTTTATCGGCCTTTGGGTTGGGTGGGTTGTTATGGGGCGCCGCGCGGGGCGTGGATTTGTGCAAGGGATCAACAATGGCCTTACCGGTGTCGTCATGTTGTTTCTTTGGTGCCTTGCCGCCCATTCCTGTTGGGAGATGTTCCGCCTTGCGATGCGCAACCGATATGACGGCCCGATGGAGGCGATCACGGCGATTTTCCTGATCGGATCTGAATTCGGCGTCATGATTGCCACGGCTCCTGTGCTTGGCACGGCCTTGGTTGGGGCGTTAATCATTGGGCCAGCTGCGGATTTCGCAGCGAAACACTGGCGCTAA
- a CDS encoding SspB family protein, translating into MGTSIDYGNLMHDAMRGLIRNVLLDVVDNGLPGAHHFFITFDTSHPDAELADWLSDRYPDEMTVVMQHWYDNLEVTDDGFSVTLSFGDAPEPLYIPYDAIRTFVDPSVEFGLRFEQQEEPSASEEPSIDELPLPQTVESELEVEEEPAKAAEIVSLDSFRKT; encoded by the coding sequence ATGGGCACCTCTATCGACTACGGCAATCTTATGCATGATGCGATGCGCGGCCTGATCCGCAACGTTTTGCTGGATGTGGTCGATAACGGGCTACCAGGTGCGCATCATTTCTTTATTACGTTTGACACCTCCCACCCCGATGCCGAACTGGCCGATTGGCTATCTGATCGCTATCCCGATGAGATGACGGTTGTGATGCAGCACTGGTATGACAACCTCGAAGTTACCGATGACGGCTTTTCAGTCACGCTTAGCTTTGGTGACGCGCCAGAACCCTTGTACATTCCCTATGACGCGATCCGCACCTTTGTTGACCCTTCGGTTGAATTCGGCCTGCGGTTTGAACAGCAGGAAGAACCCAGCGCAAGCGAAGAGCCTAGCATTGATGAACTTCCCCTGCCCCAAACCGTAGAATCCGAACTGGAAGTTGAAGAAGAGCCCGCAAAAGCGGCGGAAATCGTATCTCTGGACAGTTTTCGCAAAACATAG
- the acuI gene encoding acryloyl-CoA reductase, producing the protein MFNALIVNKDDEGQTSAAITQISEDQLPAGEVLVAVEYTTVNYKDGLCMSPGGGGLVRNYPHVPGIDFSGTVEASSDDRYKVGDKVVLTGWRVGEAHWGGYAQKARVKADWLVPLPAGLDTRQAMAVGTAGFTSMLSVMALEDQGIKSGPVLVTGAAGGVGSVAVAILANLGYKVAGVTGRPETADYLTALGASQIVAREEINETVKRPLEGETWGGCVDAVGGAMLARVLGQMEYGASVAAVGLAGGAALPATVIPFLLRGVNLLGIDSVMQPYENRLRAWERVAKDLPMDKLEDMVVPATLSDLPKLTADILKGDVKGRVVVDVNA; encoded by the coding sequence ATGTTCAATGCACTGATCGTAAATAAGGATGACGAGGGCCAGACCTCGGCTGCGATTACGCAAATTTCCGAAGACCAGCTTCCCGCAGGTGAGGTGCTGGTTGCGGTTGAATATACCACCGTTAACTACAAAGACGGCCTATGCATGAGCCCGGGCGGCGGTGGTCTGGTGCGCAACTATCCGCATGTACCTGGCATTGATTTTTCCGGCACGGTCGAGGCCTCCTCGGATGATCGTTATAAGGTCGGCGATAAGGTTGTTCTAACAGGATGGCGCGTGGGCGAGGCCCATTGGGGCGGTTATGCGCAAAAGGCGCGTGTAAAGGCAGATTGGCTTGTGCCGCTGCCTGCTGGCCTTGATACCCGTCAGGCGATGGCTGTTGGCACGGCTGGCTTTACCTCGATGCTGTCGGTGATGGCGCTGGAGGATCAGGGGATCAAGTCTGGTCCCGTTTTGGTAACGGGTGCTGCGGGGGGCGTTGGCTCGGTTGCGGTCGCGATTTTGGCGAACCTTGGTTACAAGGTTGCTGGTGTCACTGGGCGGCCTGAAACCGCGGATTATCTGACCGCCCTTGGCGCCTCTCAGATTGTGGCCCGTGAGGAGATCAACGAAACGGTAAAACGTCCGCTAGAGGGCGAGACATGGGGCGGTTGTGTTGATGCGGTCGGTGGCGCGATGCTGGCTCGCGTGCTGGGCCAGATGGAATATGGCGCTTCGGTTGCTGCTGTTGGTTTGGCTGGTGGCGCGGCGCTGCCTGCAACGGTTATTCCCTTCCTGCTGCGCGGTGTGAATTTGTTGGGTATTGATAGTGTTATGCAGCCCTATGAAAACCGCCTGCGCGCGTGGGAGCGTGTGGCCAAAGACCTTCCAATGGACAAATTGGAAGATATGGTTGTTCCCGCTACTTTGTCAGATTTGCCAAAGCTGACCGCTGACATCCTGAAGGGGGACGTCAAAGGCCGTGTTGTGGTTGACGTTAACGCCTAA